In Carassius auratus strain Wakin chromosome 46, ASM336829v1, whole genome shotgun sequence, the following proteins share a genomic window:
- the LOC113063792 gene encoding calcium signal-modulating cyclophilin ligand-like isoform X2 — translation MEAESGARERGSAAQRRAEVRRRRLLLNSEERMKKIVGFSQTEADSRPRVLEPRFHLDLERSEPWSSSSSPVGVSEASERSGEDEERSVSPRRGLQEYLSCFDDALKLRGQLSAEKPSPVSGEDEELDSFRVFRLVCSVALAVCVRIFMCQYLSIFAPFLTLELGFMGLHKYFPKVQRKSRSTVLTAALLLSGIPAEVISRSMDTYRKMSDVFSDLCVYFFSFIMCHELLLLTSCISAHI, via the exons ATGGAGGCCGAGAGCGGAGCGCGGGAGCGGGGCAGTGCGGCGCAGAGACGCGCGGAGGTGCGCAGGAGGAGGTTACTGCTGAACTCAGAGGAGCGCATGAAGAAGATCGTGGGCTTCAGCCAGACCGAGGCGGACAGCAGGC CCAGAGTCCTGGAGCCGCGGTTCCACCTGGATCTGGAGCGGAGCGAGCCCTGGTCCTCCTCCAGCTCTCCGGTGGGTGTCTCTGAAGCGTCTGAGAGGAGCGGTGAGGATGAGGAGCGCTCTGTGTCTCCTCGCAGGGGTCTGCAGGAGTATCTGTCCTGCTTCGATGATGCCCTGAAGCTGCGAGGACAGCTGTCCGCTGAGAAGCCGTCTCCGGTCAGCGGCGAGGACGAGGAGCTGGACTCGTTCCGTGTGTTCCGGCTCGTCTGCAGCGTGGCTCTGGCCGTCTGCGTGCGCATCTTCATGTGTCAGTATCTG TCCATCTTCGCACCGTTCCTCACTCTGGAGCTGGGCTTCATGGGACTGCACAAGTACTTCCCCAAG GTGCAGAGGAAGTCTCGGAGCACGGTGCTGACGGCGGCGCTCCTGCTGTCAGGGATCCCTGCTGAAGTCATCAGCCGCTCCATGGACACCTACAGGAAGATGAGCGACGTCTTCTCGGACCTCTGCGTCTACTTCTTCAGCTTCATCATGTGTCacgagctgctgctgctgacctCCTGCATCTCAGCACACATTTAA
- the LOC113063792 gene encoding calcium signal-modulating cyclophilin ligand-like isoform X1, whose protein sequence is MEAESGARERGSAAQRRAEVRRRRLLLNSEERMKKIVGFSQTEADSRPARVLEPRFHLDLERSEPWSSSSSPVGVSEASERSGEDEERSVSPRRGLQEYLSCFDDALKLRGQLSAEKPSPVSGEDEELDSFRVFRLVCSVALAVCVRIFMCQYLSIFAPFLTLELGFMGLHKYFPKVQRKSRSTVLTAALLLSGIPAEVISRSMDTYRKMSDVFSDLCVYFFSFIMCHELLLLTSCISAHI, encoded by the exons ATGGAGGCCGAGAGCGGAGCGCGGGAGCGGGGCAGTGCGGCGCAGAGACGCGCGGAGGTGCGCAGGAGGAGGTTACTGCTGAACTCAGAGGAGCGCATGAAGAAGATCGTGGGCTTCAGCCAGACCGAGGCGGACAGCAGGC CAGCCAGAGTCCTGGAGCCGCGGTTCCACCTGGATCTGGAGCGGAGCGAGCCCTGGTCCTCCTCCAGCTCTCCGGTGGGTGTCTCTGAAGCGTCTGAGAGGAGCGGTGAGGATGAGGAGCGCTCTGTGTCTCCTCGCAGGGGTCTGCAGGAGTATCTGTCCTGCTTCGATGATGCCCTGAAGCTGCGAGGACAGCTGTCCGCTGAGAAGCCGTCTCCGGTCAGCGGCGAGGACGAGGAGCTGGACTCGTTCCGTGTGTTCCGGCTCGTCTGCAGCGTGGCTCTGGCCGTCTGCGTGCGCATCTTCATGTGTCAGTATCTG TCCATCTTCGCACCGTTCCTCACTCTGGAGCTGGGCTTCATGGGACTGCACAAGTACTTCCCCAAG GTGCAGAGGAAGTCTCGGAGCACGGTGCTGACGGCGGCGCTCCTGCTGTCAGGGATCCCTGCTGAAGTCATCAGCCGCTCCATGGACACCTACAGGAAGATGAGCGACGTCTTCTCGGACCTCTGCGTCTACTTCTTCAGCTTCATCATGTGTCacgagctgctgctgctgacctCCTGCATCTCAGCACACATTTAA